From a region of the Candidatus Desulfofervidus auxilii genome:
- a CDS encoding amylo-alpha-1,6-glucosidase, with the protein MVIEPHKYYILARSGEIEHGLILKQGDSFAIFNHYGNIEQSGLGEQGIYHRGTRYISRLEFFICNTKPFFLSSGVREDNILLTVDLTNPDIIIDNNLFLSRGSLHIFRSKFLFEGSYYERIKIQNFAPFNINLPIFIAFDADFADIFEVRGVKRKKRGERLKAIIKGDAIILGYKGLDGVFRQTNIAFYPSPSEIFPSQVKFHLNLAPKETATLFLTINCIESGASQSLSYEDALLRTKKVLKELRERTCVIFTSNEQFNAWLNRSFSDIFMMLTETPFGLYPYAGIPWFNTIFGRDGIITALECLWINPDIAKGVLNYLAYTQAKEEIPEKDAQPGKIVHEIRKGEMAATGEIPFDYYYGSVDTTPLFIILAGAYYERTGDKEFIKNLWPHIELALNWIDTYGDLDKDSFIEYLPSVNGLVNKGWKDSHDSVFHANGNLAKPPIALVEVQGYVYSAKRKAACLAKILGKEKMSKKLLREAESLKRKFNDIFWCNEINSYALALDGDKCPCKVRTSNAGHALFSGIAKEGYAKRLVRTLFEDHLFSGWGIRTVSSLERAYNPISYHNGSVWPHDNAIIAYGLSRYGFKEDVLKIIKGLFEASTFFGLHRLPELFCGFPRRTDEGPTHYPVACNPQTWSAAAVFFLLQACLGIVFEEKKLCFYRPILPSFLEEIYLENLRVGDSFIHLYLKRYENDVVINVTRKRKDIEIMIVK; encoded by the coding sequence ATGGTTATTGAGCCACATAAGTATTATATACTTGCTAGATCAGGGGAGATTGAGCATGGTCTTATTTTAAAACAAGGAGATAGTTTTGCTATTTTCAATCATTATGGAAATATTGAACAGAGCGGTTTAGGTGAGCAAGGTATTTATCATAGAGGCACACGTTATATTTCAAGACTTGAATTCTTTATTTGTAATACTAAACCATTTTTTCTAAGCTCAGGCGTGAGAGAAGACAATATACTTCTTACTGTAGATTTGACTAATCCTGACATTATCATTGATAATAACCTCTTTTTATCTAGAGGAAGTCTACATATATTTCGCTCTAAATTTCTCTTTGAAGGCAGTTATTATGAACGTATAAAAATTCAAAATTTTGCTCCTTTTAATATTAACTTACCTATTTTTATTGCATTTGATGCTGATTTTGCCGATATTTTTGAGGTAAGGGGAGTAAAGAGAAAAAAGAGAGGGGAAAGATTAAAGGCAATTATTAAAGGAGATGCTATTATATTGGGTTATAAAGGTTTAGATGGTGTTTTCCGTCAGACAAATATTGCTTTTTATCCTTCACCTTCAGAGATTTTTCCTTCACAAGTAAAATTCCATTTAAATTTAGCACCAAAAGAAACAGCTACTTTATTTTTGACTATTAATTGTATAGAAAGTGGTGCTTCTCAAAGTCTTTCTTATGAAGATGCATTATTAAGGACAAAAAAAGTTTTAAAGGAGTTGAGGGAAAGGACTTGTGTTATTTTTACTTCAAATGAACAATTTAATGCCTGGCTTAATCGTTCTTTTAGTGATATTTTTATGATGCTTACTGAGACACCTTTTGGATTGTATCCTTATGCTGGCATTCCTTGGTTTAATACTATTTTTGGGAGAGATGGCATTATTACTGCTTTAGAATGCCTTTGGATAAATCCAGATATTGCGAAAGGTGTTTTAAATTATCTTGCCTACACTCAAGCAAAAGAAGAAATACCAGAAAAGGATGCTCAACCTGGCAAGATTGTTCATGAGATAAGAAAAGGAGAAATGGCAGCAACAGGAGAGATTCCATTTGATTATTATTACGGCAGTGTTGATACTACTCCTCTTTTTATTATTTTAGCAGGGGCTTATTATGAAAGAACAGGTGATAAAGAATTTATTAAAAATCTTTGGCCTCATATTGAATTGGCATTAAATTGGATAGATACTTATGGTGATTTGGATAAGGATAGTTTTATTGAATATTTACCTTCTGTTAATGGACTTGTAAATAAAGGTTGGAAAGATTCCCATGATAGTGTCTTTCATGCTAATGGTAATTTAGCAAAACCACCAATTGCTTTAGTAGAGGTTCAAGGATATGTCTATTCAGCAAAGAGAAAAGCAGCTTGTTTAGCAAAAATCCTTGGGAAAGAAAAGATGTCCAAAAAGCTTTTAAGAGAAGCAGAATCTTTAAAAAGAAAATTCAATGATATATTTTGGTGTAATGAGATTAATAGTTATGCACTTGCTTTAGATGGAGATAAATGTCCTTGCAAAGTGAGGACATCAAACGCAGGACATGCCCTTTTTAGTGGTATTGCTAAAGAAGGATACGCTAAACGTCTTGTACGCACCCTATTTGAAGATCATCTTTTCTCTGGTTGGGGGATTAGGACAGTTTCAAGTCTTGAGCGAGCTTATAATCCTATATCCTATCATAATGGTTCTGTTTGGCCTCATGATAATGCGATTATTGCATATGGTCTGAGCCGTTATGGTTTTAAAGAAGATGTTTTAAAAATTATAAAAGGATTATTTGAAGCGAGCACATTTTTTGGCTTACATAGATTGCCAGAGCTTTTTTGTGGTTTCCCACGTAGGACAGACGAAGGGCCAACCCATTATCCAGTAGCATGTAACCCTCAAACCTGGTCCGCAGCTGCTGTCTTTTTCTTACTGCAAGCTTGTTTAGGCATTGTTTTTGAAGAGAAGAAACTTTGTTTTTATCGCCCTATACTTCCTTCATTTTTAGAAGAAATTTATTTAGAAAATTTAAGAGTTGGAGATAGTTTTATTCATCTTTATTTGAAAAGATATGAAAATGATGTTGTTATAAATGTTACAAGAAAGAGGAAAGATATTGAAATAATGATTGTGAAATAG
- a CDS encoding GldG family protein, giving the protein MRRVYYLQSLIFIFIFLGILIMANLFAQQYHLRFDLTKEKRYTLSPQTVNVLKNLKTKVKVIGFFSSGSEREKAKDLLEQYRYHSRKFNYTFIDPDRHPLEAKKYNVTRYNTIVVESGEKREQIYEITEEKLTNAIVRVTRPERKVIYFLKGHGEYDIDNRGKIGYSRLKTALTDKGYIVKSLLLAKEAEIPKDAKLLVIAGPNKPLLSAEIKVIKDYIDRGGQVLFLLNPETGEELKDLLKEKGIILDDDMIVDKMSRLFGGDYLIPVIIKYNKNHPVTKDFNLVCFLPLARSIKIKKDLPKEIKAEILAWTSENAWGETDLKALKAGKALFDRKDIKGPVPVAVASWKEGENGFRIAVIGDADFLSNSYFQASGNGDFGLNLISWLTEEENLIAIPPKEIKSTPLVLSHSQGKVIFYLPVVVWPLLMLIVGIVVYFRRRKL; this is encoded by the coding sequence ATGAGACGTGTTTATTATCTTCAATCTTTGATTTTTATTTTTATCTTTCTTGGCATCCTTATAATGGCCAATCTATTTGCTCAGCAATATCATCTTCGTTTTGATTTAACAAAAGAAAAACGCTATACACTTTCCCCTCAGACAGTAAATGTTTTAAAGAATTTAAAAACAAAAGTAAAAGTAATAGGTTTTTTTTCTTCTGGTAGTGAAAGGGAGAAAGCAAAAGATTTATTAGAACAGTATCGTTATCATTCAAGAAAGTTTAATTATACATTTATTGATCCTGACCGTCATCCTCTTGAAGCAAAAAAATATAATGTTACTCGATATAATACAATTGTTGTTGAAAGCGGAGAAAAAAGAGAACAGATTTATGAAATTACTGAGGAGAAGCTTACAAATGCTATAGTTCGTGTGACAAGACCAGAGAGAAAGGTCATTTATTTCCTCAAAGGACATGGAGAATATGATATTGATAATAGAGGGAAGATTGGTTATAGCCGTTTAAAGACAGCTTTAACTGATAAAGGTTATATTGTAAAATCTTTATTGTTGGCAAAAGAAGCAGAGATACCAAAAGATGCAAAATTGCTTGTAATAGCTGGTCCAAATAAGCCACTTTTGTCAGCTGAGATAAAAGTAATAAAAGATTACATTGATAGAGGTGGACAAGTACTATTTTTACTTAATCCAGAAACAGGCGAAGAATTAAAAGATTTATTAAAAGAAAAGGGAATAATTCTTGATGATGATATGATTGTAGATAAGATGAGCAGACTTTTTGGAGGGGATTATCTTATTCCTGTTATAATTAAATATAATAAAAATCATCCAGTTACAAAGGATTTTAATCTTGTATGTTTTTTACCACTTGCTCGTTCTATAAAGATAAAAAAAGATTTGCCAAAGGAGATAAAGGCAGAAATACTTGCTTGGACAAGTGAAAATGCTTGGGGAGAAACAGATTTAAAGGCTCTTAAAGCAGGTAAGGCTCTTTTTGATAGAAAGGATATAAAAGGACCAGTACCAGTAGCAGTAGCAAGTTGGAAAGAAGGGGAAAATGGATTTAGAATTGCTGTAATAGGTGATGCTGATTTTTTAAGCAACAGTTATTTTCAAGCTTCTGGTAATGGTGATTTTGGTCTAAATTTGATTTCCTGGCTTACAGAAGAAGAGAATTTAATTGCTATTCCACCAAAAGAAATAAAAAGTACTCCACTTGTCCTTTCTCATTCTCAGGGCAAAGTTATTTTTTATTTACCAGTAGTAGTATGGCCATTGCTTATGCTTATTGTAGGTATTGTGGTTTATTTTAGGAGGCGCAAATTATGA
- a CDS encoding ABC transporter ATP-binding protein, with protein sequence MIEVINVSKWFGERQALKNISFKVEKGEILGFLGPNGAGKTTTMRILTGFFPPSSGTVKIAGEDITKNPIFAKQKLGYLPENNPLYDEMTVEAYLKFVASIKGIKGKKQKMQVEKVIEECGIKEVKNRLIKRLSKGYRQRVGLAQALVNDPEILILDEPTIGLDPKQIYEIRQLIKHLAGEKTVILSTHILPEVSMVCTRVLIINKGEVVAEDTPDNLTAKRGQIEILVKAPAEEIENHFKSIPEIEGIEVKKENEFTRAFLRFSPQIEMRPFIVKTIVEKGWDLLELIPRRASLEEVFVQLVTEEAS encoded by the coding sequence ATGATTGAAGTTATAAATGTCTCCAAATGGTTTGGCGAGAGACAGGCATTAAAAAACATTTCTTTTAAAGTAGAAAAGGGGGAAATATTAGGATTCCTTGGGCCAAATGGCGCAGGAAAAACAACAACTATGCGTATTTTAACAGGCTTTTTCCCTCCATCAAGTGGTACAGTAAAGATTGCTGGTGAGGATATAACCAAAAATCCCATTTTTGCAAAACAGAAATTAGGCTATTTACCTGAAAACAATCCACTTTATGATGAAATGACGGTGGAAGCTTATCTTAAATTTGTTGCTTCTATAAAAGGGATAAAAGGGAAAAAGCAGAAAATGCAAGTTGAAAAAGTAATAGAAGAATGTGGTATTAAAGAGGTGAAAAATAGATTAATTAAACGTCTATCTAAAGGTTATAGGCAGCGGGTGGGTCTAGCTCAGGCTTTAGTAAATGATCCAGAAATATTGATTTTAGATGAGCCTACTATTGGTCTTGACCCAAAACAGATTTATGAGATTAGGCAATTAATCAAACATTTGGCTGGAGAAAAAACAGTTATCTTAAGCACTCATATTTTACCAGAAGTAAGTATGGTTTGTACAAGAGTATTGATTATTAATAAAGGAGAAGTAGTAGCTGAAGACACACCAGATAATCTTACAGCAAAAAGGGGGCAAATAGAGATTTTGGTAAAGGCACCAGCAGAAGAAATTGAAAATCATTTTAAAAGTATTCCAGAAATTGAAGGAATAGAAGTAAAGAAAGAGAATGAATTTACAAGGGCATTTTTGCGCTTTTCACCTCAAATAGAGATGAGACCTTTCATTGTAAAGACAATAGTAGAAAAAGGTTGGGATTTACTTGAGTTAATTCCAAGAAGAGCTAGTTTAGAAGAAGTATTTGTCCAACTTGTTACAGAAGAGGCTAGTTAA
- a CDS encoding ABC transporter permease: protein MRNIWILLKKEWYGYFTSPIVYTVLFIFLLLSGYFFASNVAYFSLMSIQATQWWGGEFNLVEWVIEPLLGNMSIVLLLLLPLLTMRLFAEERRHGTMELLLSYPISDIELILGKFLGCISVYILMLILTFIYPLLLFWVGRSDLGPFFTGYLGLLLMGSAFIALGVFISSLTENQIIAAALTFGLLLLFWIINWAAYLTEPPLSKIFEGVSLITHFRNFTKGIIDTADIVFYLTFILFGLFLTLRSLEIHRKRS, encoded by the coding sequence ATGCGCAATATCTGGATTTTATTGAAAAAGGAATGGTATGGATATTTTACTTCTCCTATTGTTTATACAGTACTTTTTATCTTTTTACTTTTAAGTGGTTATTTTTTTGCCAGCAATGTTGCCTACTTTAGTCTTATGAGTATTCAGGCAACACAATGGTGGGGTGGTGAATTTAATTTGGTTGAATGGGTAATAGAACCTCTTTTGGGAAATATGAGTATTGTTTTACTTTTGCTTTTACCTCTTTTAACCATGCGTCTTTTTGCTGAAGAGAGGCGTCATGGAACAATGGAATTGCTTTTAAGCTATCCAATAAGTGATATTGAATTGATTTTGGGGAAGTTTTTAGGATGTATAAGTGTTTATATCCTTATGCTTATTTTAACTTTTATATATCCATTGCTTTTATTTTGGGTAGGACGTTCTGACTTAGGACCATTTTTTACAGGCTATCTTGGTTTATTACTTATGGGTAGTGCCTTTATTGCTTTGGGTGTTTTTATTTCAAGCCTTACAGAGAATCAAATAATAGCAGCTGCTCTTACTTTTGGTCTTTTGCTTTTATTTTGGATTATTAATTGGGCAGCCTATCTTACCGAACCACCTCTTTCTAAAATTTTTGAAGGCGTTTCTTTAATTACCCATTTTCGCAATTTTACAAAAGGCATTATTGATACAGCAGATATTGTGTTTTATTTAACATTTATCCTATTTGGTCTTTTTCTCACACTACGTTCTTTAGAAATACATCGGAAGCGGAGCTAA